One Ktedonobacteraceae bacterium genomic window carries:
- a CDS encoding sialidase family protein, producing the protein MMATSGRGRCTRIVLALALAVLFSLSATALAFASGGVKLLRVSQDPYTNQSSEHKTQVEPDTYSFGSTIVSAFQTARFSNGGADNIGWATSTNNGKTWQNGFLPGTTVYATPPGTYDRISDPAVAYDAKHKTWLISSLPIKGLNGAGVLVSQSTDGLTWNNPVTVTSTSGFDDKDWIACDDTSSSKFYGNCYVEWDDANNGDSVMMSVSSDGGTTWSAGQHPANANGLGGQPVVQPNGNVIVPYAADAGTVSSFTSTNGGKSWNPSVTVATEEVFIENASIRNPDLPSAEIDGAGNVYVAWFDCRFEKNCSANDIVFSTSSDGNKWSAPQLIPADPVGSGIDHFLPGIGVDKSTSGSSAHVTVLYYYFTNASCNNSTCQLEVGTSSSTDGGATWTKGVQLAGPMKLTWLANAGGYFVGDYNSVSFLANGKAYSVFAVATAPKHGKLNESMHTVKGGLPNSGGKYASTSIPAFTGQAPAPAIHSAF; encoded by the coding sequence ATGATGGCTACTTCTGGCCGGGGACGGTGTACTCGCATCGTTTTAGCCCTGGCGCTCGCCGTGCTGTTTTCGCTTTCAGCAACGGCTCTGGCTTTTGCATCAGGAGGGGTTAAGCTACTGCGTGTGAGCCAGGACCCCTATACCAACCAATCCAGCGAACACAAAACGCAGGTCGAGCCGGATACCTATTCCTTTGGCTCGACCATCGTTTCCGCGTTCCAGACGGCGCGCTTTTCCAATGGCGGCGCTGACAACATCGGCTGGGCCACCTCCACCAACAACGGCAAAACCTGGCAGAATGGCTTTCTGCCGGGTACAACCGTCTATGCGACCCCTCCTGGTACCTATGATCGCATCAGTGATCCCGCCGTTGCTTACGATGCCAAGCACAAGACCTGGCTCATTTCGTCCCTTCCTATCAAGGGATTGAATGGCGCCGGTGTGCTTGTCAGCCAATCTACCGACGGTCTGACCTGGAATAACCCGGTCACCGTTACAAGTACCAGCGGTTTCGATGACAAGGACTGGATTGCCTGTGACGATACCAGCAGCAGCAAGTTTTATGGTAACTGCTATGTCGAGTGGGACGACGCGAATAATGGCGACTCCGTCATGATGAGTGTTTCGTCCGACGGTGGCACTACCTGGAGCGCGGGGCAGCATCCGGCCAACGCCAACGGTCTGGGCGGCCAGCCCGTGGTTCAGCCCAATGGCAACGTGATTGTTCCTTATGCCGCGGACGCCGGAACAGTTTCGTCGTTCACCTCGACCAATGGCGGCAAAAGCTGGAATCCCTCAGTCACCGTTGCTACCGAAGAGGTGTTCATCGAAAACGCCAGTATTCGCAACCCCGACCTGCCCTCGGCTGAAATCGATGGCGCAGGCAATGTCTACGTCGCCTGGTTCGACTGCCGTTTCGAGAAGAACTGCAGCGCCAACGATATCGTGTTCAGCACCTCGTCGGATGGCAACAAATGGTCGGCTCCGCAACTCATCCCGGCCGATCCGGTCGGCAGCGGTATCGATCACTTCCTGCCGGGTATCGGCGTCGATAAGTCAACTTCGGGCAGCAGCGCGCACGTGACAGTCCTTTACTACTACTTCACGAACGCCAGCTGCAACAACTCGACCTGCCAGCTTGAAGTCGGCACCTCCTCTTCGACCGATGGAGGCGCAACCTGGACAAAAGGCGTGCAACTGGCCGGACCTATGAAGCTGACCTGGTTGGCAAACGCCGGAGGATACTTCGTCGGAGACTACAACTCGGTCTCGTTCCTGGCGAATGGTAAGGCCTATTCCGTCTTCGCGGTAGCCACTGCTCCCAAACATGGTAAGCTCAACGAGTCGATGCATACCGTTAAGGGCGGACTACCCAATTCGGGTGGAAAGTATGCCTCGACGAGCATTCCGGCATTCACCGGACAGGCGCCGGCGCCTGCCATTCATTCCGCTTTCTAA